Proteins from a genomic interval of Pseudoruegeria sp. SHC-113:
- the hemJ gene encoding protoporphyrinogen oxidase HemJ yields the protein MLSLLADFYPWTKVLHVISVIAWMAGLFYLPRLYVYHAERIETGSETDALFQTMEVRLLRAIMNPAMIATWVFGLMLALTPGIVDWSALWPYTKAAAVLAMTWFHHWLGLRRKDFLRGENTRTGRTYRMMNEVPTLLLIIIVVSVIARPF from the coding sequence ATGCTCAGCCTGCTTGCCGATTTCTATCCCTGGACGAAGGTGCTCCACGTGATCTCGGTGATCGCCTGGATGGCAGGGCTGTTCTATCTTCCCAGACTCTACGTCTACCACGCGGAGCGGATCGAAACGGGCAGTGAAACGGACGCTTTGTTCCAGACGATGGAAGTGCGTCTGCTGCGGGCCATCATGAACCCTGCGATGATCGCCACGTGGGTGTTTGGCCTCATGCTGGCCCTCACCCCCGGGATCGTCGACTGGAGCGCCCTGTGGCCCTATACGAAGGCCGCAGCGGTACTGGCGATGACATGGTTCCACCATTGGCTTGGTCTGCGCCGGAAGGACTTCCTGCGCGGGGAGAACACGCGCACTGGGCGCACCTACCGGATGATGAACGAGGTGCCGACGCTCCTGCTGATCATCATCGTCGTTTCCGTCATCGCACGGCCGTTCTGA
- a CDS encoding Maf family protein, which translates to MTDHIILASGSAIRRQLLENAGLTIEVAPARIDEAAIKSALLSEGAKPRDVADTLAEYKARKGAQKAASALVIGCDQVLEVGGALLSKPKSPDECIDQLRKLRGTRHKLLSAAVIYEGDRPVWRHVGEVRLYMRDFSDTYLQDYVARNWESVSQSVGGYKLEEEGVRLFTRVEGDYFTVLGLPLLELLNYLTLRGVLPK; encoded by the coding sequence ATGACTGACCACATCATCCTTGCCTCGGGCTCTGCCATCCGCCGCCAGCTGCTGGAGAACGCTGGTCTGACCATAGAGGTCGCGCCGGCACGGATCGATGAGGCGGCGATCAAGTCTGCTCTTCTCTCTGAGGGCGCGAAACCACGCGACGTGGCCGATACGCTGGCCGAGTACAAAGCCCGAAAAGGCGCGCAGAAGGCTGCGTCGGCGCTTGTGATCGGCTGCGATCAGGTGCTGGAGGTCGGCGGCGCGCTGCTGTCCAAGCCGAAATCGCCCGATGAGTGCATCGATCAGCTCAGAAAACTGCGCGGCACGCGGCACAAGCTTCTCTCTGCGGCGGTGATTTACGAGGGCGATCGCCCGGTTTGGCGGCATGTGGGCGAGGTGCGCCTCTATATGCGCGACTTCTCGGACACATATCTGCAAGACTATGTGGCCCGGAACTGGGAGTCCGTTTCGCAAAGCGTCGGCGGCTATAAGCTGGAGGAAGAGGGGGTGCGGCTGTTTACGCGGGTTGAAGGCGATTACTTCACGGTGCTTGGGCTGCCGCTGCTGGAACTGCTGAACTATCTGACCTTGCGGGGGGTGCTGCCGAAATGA
- a CDS encoding shikimate dehydrogenase, whose amino-acid sequence MSEQAIPLAGVIGHPIAHSRSPALHGHWLRRYGIKGHYIPMDVSRENFETVLRTLPKMGFMGVNVTLPHKERALALADVVTDRAALIGASNTLIFRKDGKLQADNTDGYGFIENLKQGAPEWRGADGPAIVLGAGGASRAVLASLIDAGVPEIYLANRTKTRAEALKDEFGAKVRVIDWVQVANVLDEAALLVNTTSLGMTGSSEMRLPLDNLTAKTVVTDIVYTPLRTPLLDAAEQAGCVTVDGLGMLLHQAAPGFERWFGQRPDVDDALRAAVLAG is encoded by the coding sequence ATGAGCGAACAGGCGATTCCATTGGCCGGGGTGATCGGCCATCCGATCGCGCACAGCCGGTCTCCGGCGCTGCATGGCCATTGGCTGCGGCGCTATGGCATCAAGGGGCATTACATCCCGATGGATGTGAGCCGCGAGAATTTCGAAACCGTGCTGCGCACGCTGCCCAAGATGGGCTTCATGGGGGTGAACGTCACCCTGCCCCACAAGGAACGCGCGCTGGCGCTGGCGGATGTGGTAACGGATCGCGCCGCACTCATCGGGGCCTCGAACACGCTGATTTTCCGTAAGGACGGCAAGCTACAGGCTGACAACACCGACGGCTACGGCTTCATCGAGAACCTCAAGCAGGGCGCGCCCGAGTGGCGGGGGGCCGATGGCCCGGCGATCGTGCTTGGTGCCGGTGGCGCATCGCGCGCGGTATTGGCCTCGCTGATCGACGCCGGCGTGCCGGAGATCTACCTTGCCAACCGCACCAAGACGCGCGCCGAGGCGCTGAAGGACGAATTCGGCGCGAAAGTACGCGTGATCGACTGGGTGCAGGTCGCCAATGTGCTGGATGAGGCCGCGCTTCTGGTCAACACCACCTCTCTTGGCATGACGGGCAGTTCTGAGATGCGCCTACCGCTGGACAATCTCACTGCGAAAACCGTGGTGACGGACATCGTCTACACACCCCTGCGCACGCCGCTGCTTGATGCGGCAGAGCAGGCGGGTTGCGTTACGGTGGACGGGCTCGGGATGCTCCTGCATCAGGCCGCACCCGGTTTTGAGCGCTGGTTCGGCCAGCGTCCGGATGTGGACGACGCCCTGCGCGCGGCGGTGCTGGCGGGATGA
- the coaE gene encoding dephospho-CoA kinase (Dephospho-CoA kinase (CoaE) performs the final step in coenzyme A biosynthesis.) — MKKPVLIGLTGSIGMGKSTTAAMFAEEGAAVWDADAAVHRLYGPGGAAVAPMQAQFPEAICPDGVSREALKALISKDPSVLKAIEAIVHPLVAADRATFIAKRPAEILVLDIPLLFETGSEGQFDLVAVVSAPADLQRQRVLARPGMTEGQFETILAKQMPDAEKRQKADVIIPTETLDGARAAVRAIMEEAKGRLANA; from the coding sequence ATGAAAAAGCCGGTCCTGATCGGGCTCACGGGCTCCATCGGTATGGGAAAATCCACGACGGCCGCGATGTTTGCCGAGGAAGGCGCGGCTGTCTGGGACGCGGATGCTGCCGTTCACCGGCTCTATGGCCCCGGCGGCGCAGCCGTGGCCCCGATGCAGGCGCAGTTTCCCGAGGCCATCTGCCCGGATGGCGTGAGCCGGGAGGCTTTGAAAGCCCTCATCTCCAAGGATCCGTCCGTTCTGAAAGCGATTGAGGCCATCGTGCACCCGCTCGTCGCCGCTGATAGGGCCACTTTCATCGCGAAGCGTCCCGCTGAGATCCTCGTGCTCGATATTCCGCTGTTGTTTGAAACCGGCAGCGAGGGACAGTTCGATCTGGTCGCCGTCGTCTCCGCTCCGGCGGATCTGCAGCGGCAGCGCGTTCTGGCGCGGCCCGGCATGACGGAAGGGCAGTTTGAAACCATCCTTGCAAAACAGATGCCGGACGCCGAAAAACGGCAGAAGGCGGATGTGATCATCCCGACCGAAACTCTGGACGGCGCCCGCGCTGCGGTCCGCGCCATCATGGAAGAGGCAAAAGGCAGGCTGGCTAATGCGTGA
- the dnaQ gene encoding DNA polymerase III subunit epsilon codes for MREIVLDTETTGFDPESGDRIVEIGAVELWNHIATGKTYHVYINPQRSMPQEAFEVHGLGDDFLADKPLFKDIAQSFVDFVQDSPLVIHNASFDMKFLNAELKWDGRPLLPFDQAVDTLLIARKRFPGSPASLDALCRRFGIDNSARTLHGALLDSEILAEVYLELIGGRQPDFGLSASGDSDSGKSDTPGTWRPGKRPAPLPVRLSAEEEAAHAAFVEKLGDDALWKKFG; via the coding sequence ATGCGTGAGATCGTGCTCGACACCGAAACCACCGGGTTTGACCCGGAAAGCGGCGACCGGATCGTGGAGATCGGCGCGGTGGAGCTTTGGAACCACATCGCGACGGGCAAGACCTATCATGTCTACATCAACCCGCAGCGCTCGATGCCGCAGGAGGCCTTCGAGGTGCACGGGCTGGGCGATGACTTCCTCGCTGACAAACCCCTCTTCAAGGACATCGCGCAATCCTTCGTGGATTTCGTGCAGGATTCGCCGCTGGTGATCCACAACGCGAGCTTCGACATGAAGTTCCTGAACGCCGAGCTGAAGTGGGATGGCCGCCCGCTCCTGCCCTTCGATCAGGCCGTCGACACGCTCCTGATCGCGCGCAAGAGGTTCCCGGGCTCCCCGGCCTCGCTCGACGCGCTCTGCCGCCGCTTCGGGATCGATAACTCTGCACGCACACTGCACGGCGCGTTGCTCGACTCCGAGATTCTGGCCGAGGTCTACCTTGAGCTGATTGGCGGGCGGCAGCCGGATTTCGGGCTGTCGGCTTCGGGTGACTCGGACAGTGGCAAAAGCGATACGCCGGGCACCTGGCGGCCGGGCAAGCGCCCCGCACCCCTGCCCGTACGCCTGAGCGCCGAGGAAGAAGCCGCCCATGCGGCTTTCGTGGAAAAGCTGGGCGATGACGCGCTTTGGAAGAAATTCGGCTGA
- the secB gene encoding protein-export chaperone SecB, with amino-acid sequence MAENGTEAPVQPEPVKMQVLAQYIRDMSFENVLAQKGAQGAPQPDVKVNVNLDAKKRSAENQYEVLTKFNISAVNKEGGDQLFLLELEYAGIFHVENVPEDQLHPYLLIECPRMLFPYIRRIVGDVTRDGGFPPLNLENIDFVAIYRQNLALRAAAAQKAQAEETTAN; translated from the coding sequence ATGGCCGAGAACGGCACCGAAGCCCCCGTGCAACCCGAACCGGTGAAAATGCAGGTTCTGGCGCAATACATTCGTGACATGTCTTTCGAGAACGTGCTGGCGCAAAAAGGCGCACAGGGCGCGCCTCAGCCGGACGTGAAGGTGAATGTGAACCTCGACGCCAAGAAACGTTCGGCCGAGAACCAGTATGAGGTTCTGACCAAGTTCAACATCTCCGCGGTGAACAAGGAAGGCGGCGACCAGCTGTTCCTTCTGGAGCTGGAATACGCCGGCATCTTCCACGTGGAGAACGTGCCCGAGGATCAGCTGCACCCCTACCTGCTGATCGAATGCCCGCGCATGCTGTTCCCCTACATCCGCCGCATCGTTGGCGATGTGACCCGCGACGGCGGCTTCCCGCCGCTGAACCTCGAGAACATCGATTTCGTGGCCATCTACCGCCAGAACCTCGCGCTCCGCGCAGCGGCGGCCCAGAAGGCGCAGGCCGAAGAGACGACGGCCAACTAA
- a CDS encoding FxsA family protein, with protein sequence MWLFIAFLTVPLIEIALFIQVGGFIGLWPTLLIVVITAVLGTYLVRSQGRMAMDDMRNSFSEMRDPTEPLAHGAMILIAGALLLTPGFFTDAVGFLLLLPPFRAAAYRYMRSRVVVQNFSMSGMQSYDRDDSVIDGEFHAVKEPNAPKEAAEPFEPGEELLVKKPTHRPSGWTKH encoded by the coding sequence ATGTGGCTGTTCATCGCATTTCTGACGGTCCCGCTGATCGAGATCGCATTGTTCATCCAGGTGGGCGGCTTCATCGGCCTCTGGCCAACGCTGCTGATCGTGGTGATCACCGCCGTATTGGGCACCTACCTCGTCCGCTCGCAAGGACGGATGGCGATGGACGACATGCGCAACAGCTTTTCCGAGATGCGCGATCCAACCGAACCGCTCGCCCATGGTGCGATGATCCTGATCGCGGGCGCGCTCTTGCTGACACCGGGCTTCTTCACCGATGCCGTCGGCTTCCTGCTGCTGCTGCCGCCCTTCCGCGCGGCGGCCTATCGCTACATGCGCTCGCGGGTGGTGGTGCAGAATTTCTCGATGTCGGGGATGCAATCCTACGATCGCGATGACAGCGTAATCGACGGCGAGTTTCACGCGGTGAAGGAACCGAACGCGCCGAAGGAGGCCGCCGAGCCTTTTGAGCCGGGCGAGGAACTCCTTGTAAAAAAGCCCACACACCGCCCTTCTGGCTGGACCAAGCATTGA
- a CDS encoding Tim44/TimA family putative adaptor protein: protein MSSSAIQLLVLAGIAIFLILKLRNVLGTREGFEKPPAKIGESSPAASRSRANLEVIEGGPDEDIIDHVDESSAAAKALAAMKRNDPSFRVGEFLQGARGAYEMILMAFEKGELDPVVPFLSHDVFESFSEVIDQREAQRLTIDANFVGVREVSLVGAEFDEVTKTGEVTVKFVGELTSVVKNAAGEVIEGNPNEIKRQKDVWTFARDMGANDPNWQLVATGE, encoded by the coding sequence ATGAGCTCTTCCGCTATTCAACTTCTTGTTCTCGCGGGGATCGCTATCTTTTTGATTCTCAAGCTAAGAAACGTGCTCGGGACCCGCGAAGGCTTCGAGAAACCGCCCGCGAAGATCGGCGAGTCTTCGCCTGCGGCGAGCCGCAGCCGCGCCAATCTTGAGGTGATCGAGGGCGGCCCCGATGAAGATATCATCGATCACGTTGACGAGAGCAGCGCCGCGGCCAAGGCGCTTGCCGCCATGAAACGCAATGATCCGAGCTTCCGCGTCGGTGAGTTCCTGCAAGGTGCACGTGGTGCCTATGAGATGATCCTGATGGCCTTCGAGAAGGGCGAGTTGGATCCGGTCGTGCCTTTCCTGTCCCATGACGTGTTTGAAAGCTTCTCCGAGGTGATCGACCAGCGGGAAGCACAGCGCCTGACGATCGACGCCAATTTCGTTGGCGTGCGTGAGGTCTCGCTCGTGGGTGCCGAATTCGACGAAGTCACGAAAACCGGCGAAGTCACCGTGAAATTCGTGGGTGAACTGACGAGCGTCGTGAAGAATGCCGCGGGCGAGGTCATCGAGGGCAACCCCAACGAGATCAAGCGCCAGAAGGACGTCTGGACCTTCGCGCGCGATATGGGCGCCAATGATCCCAACTGGCAGCTTGTCGCCACGGGCGAATGA
- a CDS encoding murein transglycosylase A, which yields MKRATRALLLLAALAMSSAARAEGADYALLSFDDLQGWASDDHHLALEAFLETCGDLKDPAWGPLCAVAKTRPEARSFFELFFRPVLVKDGNAPLFTGYFEPELDGALSPSDRFRYPLYRTPPEARAGPFVSRREIEEGQVLAGRGLEIAWVDDPVELFFLQVQGSGRIRLSNGQVLRVGYGGHNGHSYSSIGQELVRRGVYGAHQVSAQVIRNWVRRNPVAGQELLWTNPSYVFFRKIRNVAAEKGPLGAMNRSITTDRSIAVDPAFTPLGAPVWVEKDGRDPFRRLMVAQDTGSAIKGAQRADIFYGTGDEAGRIAGQIKDPGRMVVLLPIQTAFELVPEGEG from the coding sequence ATGAAGCGTGCCACGCGGGCGCTGTTGCTGCTGGCGGCGCTCGCCATGAGTTCCGCCGCGCGGGCCGAAGGGGCCGATTACGCGCTGCTCTCCTTTGACGATCTGCAGGGTTGGGCGTCGGATGATCACCATCTGGCGCTCGAAGCCTTTCTGGAGACCTGCGGCGATCTGAAAGATCCCGCCTGGGGCCCGCTCTGCGCGGTGGCCAAGACCCGCCCTGAAGCACGCAGTTTCTTTGAGCTGTTCTTCCGCCCCGTGCTTGTGAAAGACGGCAACGCGCCCCTGTTCACTGGCTATTTCGAGCCGGAGCTGGACGGCGCGCTCAGCCCGTCGGATCGCTTCCGCTATCCGCTCTACCGCACCCCGCCTGAAGCCCGCGCGGGCCCTTTCGTTAGCCGCCGCGAGATCGAGGAAGGCCAGGTTCTGGCCGGGCGCGGGCTGGAGATTGCCTGGGTCGATGATCCGGTCGAGCTGTTTTTCCTGCAGGTTCAGGGCTCCGGCCGCATCCGGCTCTCGAATGGGCAAGTGCTGCGCGTGGGCTACGGCGGGCACAACGGCCATTCCTACAGTTCCATCGGGCAGGAGCTGGTGCGGCGCGGCGTTTACGGGGCGCATCAGGTCTCGGCGCAGGTGATCCGCAACTGGGTCCGGCGCAATCCGGTGGCCGGGCAGGAGCTGCTCTGGACGAACCCCTCTTATGTTTTCTTCCGCAAGATCCGCAACGTGGCGGCCGAGAAAGGCCCGCTCGGCGCGATGAACCGTTCCATCACCACGGATCGCAGCATCGCGGTGGATCCGGCCTTCACCCCGCTGGGCGCGCCGGTCTGGGTTGAGAAGGACGGGCGCGATCCGTTCCGGCGGCTGATGGTGGCGCAGGACACCGGCTCGGCCATCAAGGGCGCGCAGCGGGCGGATATTTTCTACGGCACGGGTGATGAAGCCGGGCGGATTGCCGGGCAGATCAAGGACCCGGGGCGCATGGTCGTGCTCCTGCCGATCCAGACAGCTTTCGAGCTGGTGCCGGAGGGCGAGGGATGA
- a CDS encoding Smr/MutS family protein has translation MKRRPRHVSKEEKALWREVTKHDTPMHPARPNLPEPERPAPKPVRKPRLHQPEVPAPLAAFRIGAEAKPNAPGDDLLPTLSRRLSEAPVHMDQKAYGRLRRGKLAPERRIDLHGMTLDQAHPALLRFITSSHARGLRLVLVITGKGKRGEDEGPIPRPRGVLKHQVPQWLRAAPLGPLILQVTEAHIRHGGAGAYYVYLKRHR, from the coding sequence ATGAAGCGGCGGCCCCGGCATGTCTCCAAGGAGGAGAAGGCGCTCTGGCGCGAGGTGACGAAGCACGACACCCCGATGCACCCTGCCCGGCCCAATCTGCCGGAGCCGGAGCGCCCTGCCCCCAAGCCGGTCCGCAAGCCCCGGCTCCACCAGCCCGAGGTCCCGGCCCCGCTGGCCGCTTTCCGCATTGGAGCGGAGGCCAAGCCCAACGCGCCGGGGGATGATCTTCTGCCCACCCTGTCGCGCCGCCTCTCTGAGGCGCCGGTGCATATGGATCAGAAGGCCTATGGTCGCCTGCGTCGGGGCAAGCTTGCGCCGGAGCGGCGGATCGATTTGCACGGGATGACGCTGGATCAGGCCCATCCAGCTTTGCTGCGTTTCATCACCTCCTCCCACGCGCGCGGGTTGCGGCTGGTTCTCGTGATCACTGGCAAGGGCAAGCGTGGTGAAGACGAAGGCCCGATCCCGAGGCCGCGTGGGGTGCTCAAGCATCAGGTGCCGCAATGGCTGCGCGCCGCACCGCTGGGGCCTTTGATCCTGCAAGTCACCGAGGCCCACATCCGCCACGGTGGTGCGGGGGCCTATTACGTTTACCTAAAGCGCCACCGCTAG
- a CDS encoding MFS transporter has product MSDSALGFARANARWIGAGALMALCSGFGQTYFISIFAGNIRADFGLSHGGWGALYASGTLASAAVMLWAGGLADRFRLRGLGSAVLLGLAVACCAMALASQVWMLPFVVFLLRLFGQGMASHVAMIAMARWFAANRGKAIAFAAFGFSVGEALLPIVFVALMGIAAWQSLWFLCAGLLVAATVLLRHLLRSERQPQSYAESDSSHGLEGRHWTRREALQSRAFWLLAPALFAPSCFVTAFFFQQVHVAEAKGVAHLALVALFPLYTGLSVAAMFATGWAVDRFGTARLLPFYQMPMALGFCALAGFGGLTGIALAMGLMALTTGANAPLPAAVMADLFGTRHLGAIKAVATAIMVLGSAVGPILSGVLIDAGLAFPAQGWGIAVVFVGVSLALVPLARRLRAPLAVAL; this is encoded by the coding sequence ATGAGCGACAGCGCCCTTGGCTTTGCCCGCGCGAACGCGCGGTGGATCGGCGCGGGGGCGCTGATGGCGCTCTGCTCGGGCTTCGGGCAGACCTATTTCATCTCGATCTTCGCCGGTAACATCCGCGCCGATTTCGGGCTGAGCCACGGCGGCTGGGGTGCGCTTTATGCAAGCGGCACGCTGGCCTCGGCGGCGGTGATGCTTTGGGCGGGCGGGCTGGCCGACAGGTTCCGGCTGCGTGGGTTGGGCAGTGCTGTGTTGCTGGGGTTGGCGGTGGCCTGTTGCGCCATGGCGCTGGCGTCGCAGGTCTGGATGCTGCCTTTCGTGGTGTTCCTGCTGCGGTTGTTCGGGCAGGGCATGGCCAGCCATGTGGCGATGATCGCCATGGCGCGGTGGTTTGCGGCGAACCGGGGCAAGGCGATTGCCTTCGCGGCCTTCGGCTTTTCCGTAGGTGAGGCGCTCTTGCCCATCGTGTTCGTCGCGCTCATGGGCATCGCGGCGTGGCAATCGCTCTGGTTCCTTTGCGCCGGGCTGCTTGTTGCGGCGACGGTCCTGCTGCGCCACCTGCTGCGCAGCGAACGCCAGCCGCAGAGCTATGCGGAAAGCGACAGCAGCCACGGGCTGGAAGGCAGGCATTGGACGCGGCGCGAGGCGCTGCAATCGCGCGCCTTCTGGCTGCTCGCCCCAGCGCTGTTTGCGCCCTCCTGTTTCGTGACGGCGTTTTTCTTCCAGCAGGTGCATGTGGCCGAGGCCAAGGGCGTTGCCCACCTTGCGCTTGTGGCCCTGTTCCCGCTCTACACCGGGCTTTCGGTGGCCGCGATGTTTGCCACCGGCTGGGCGGTGGACCGTTTCGGCACGGCGCGGCTGCTACCTTTCTACCAAATGCCCATGGCGCTCGGCTTCTGCGCGCTGGCCGGGTTTGGCGGGCTCACGGGGATCGCGCTGGCGATGGGCCTGATGGCGCTCACCACCGGAGCCAACGCGCCCTTGCCGGCAGCGGTGATGGCGGATCTCTTCGGCACGCGTCATCTGGGTGCGATCAAGGCGGTGGCTACGGCGATCATGGTGCTCGGCTCCGCCGTGGGTCCGATCCTGAGCGGCGTTCTGATCGATGCCGGACTCGCCTTTCCGGCGCAGGGGTGGGGGATTGCGGTGGTGTTTGTCGGTGTCAGCCTCGCGCTGGTGCCTTTAGCGCGACGCCTGCGCGCGCCGCTAGCGGTGGCGCTTTAG
- a CDS encoding alpha/beta hydrolase, producing the protein MRLAVLLAPLLAFALTACVPRGAIYVAPEAAEVGRQERVFVGTTRVREADGTYGNQRSGDLSFARLDISIPPERKPGSVTWPGPEPDAEEDFLATAFVNYGSASIFRARLAEELRRTPGAEGRVIVFVHGFNTNFAEGLYRAAQMKADYGFTEPLVHFSWPSAASPFGYARDRDSILVSRRAFEAFLREIRAAGAKEVIVAAHSVGSHLVMETMRQVALASPADRDRLFSEVALISPDIDVDVFRAQMADIGPLPQPILVLSSTLDRALALSATITGSKSRIGNVQDPAQIEGLDVLVIDVSEFTDGDAGNHMITFSSEQAIDAFTRLAGLHDDLLSETRRRTGPVSGAILSVQEATRLTYETIGGVEQP; encoded by the coding sequence TTGCGCCTTGCCGTTCTTCTTGCCCCGCTGCTGGCTTTTGCACTGACCGCCTGTGTGCCGCGCGGGGCGATCTATGTTGCACCCGAGGCGGCAGAGGTCGGGCGGCAGGAGCGGGTGTTCGTGGGCACGACCCGCGTGCGCGAGGCCGATGGCACCTATGGCAACCAGCGCAGCGGGGATCTCTCTTTCGCGCGGCTGGATATTTCCATCCCGCCGGAGCGCAAGCCCGGCTCCGTAACATGGCCGGGGCCGGAGCCTGATGCCGAGGAGGATTTCCTTGCCACGGCCTTCGTGAACTACGGATCTGCCTCGATATTCCGCGCGCGGCTCGCGGAAGAATTGCGCCGGACGCCGGGCGCTGAGGGCCGCGTGATCGTTTTCGTGCACGGCTTCAACACCAATTTCGCCGAAGGGCTTTACCGGGCGGCGCAGATGAAGGCCGATTACGGTTTCACAGAGCCTTTGGTGCATTTCTCGTGGCCCTCGGCGGCATCGCCCTTCGGCTATGCGCGGGATCGGGACTCCATCCTCGTCAGCCGCCGGGCGTTCGAGGCCTTCCTGCGCGAGATCCGGGCCGCCGGGGCGAAGGAGGTCATCGTGGCCGCCCATAGCGTCGGTTCCCATCTGGTGATGGAGACGATGCGGCAGGTGGCGCTGGCAAGCCCGGCCGACCGTGACCGGCTGTTCTCGGAAGTCGCGCTGATCTCGCCGGACATCGACGTGGATGTCTTCCGCGCCCAGATGGCGGACATCGGCCCGCTGCCGCAGCCGATCCTCGTGCTGTCATCCACGCTGGACCGCGCCTTGGCGCTTTCGGCCACGATCACCGGCAGCAAGAGCCGGATCGGCAACGTGCAGGACCCGGCGCAGATCGAAGGGCTTGACGTGCTGGTGATCGACGTCAGCGAGTTCACCGATGGCGATGCGGGCAATCACATGATCACCTTCTCCTCTGAACAGGCGATCGACGCTTTCACCCGCCTTGCGGGGCTGCATGATGATCTGCTGTCTGAAACGCGCCGCCGGACAGGGCCTGTCTCGGGCGCGATCCTCTCGGTGCAGGAGGCCACGCGCCTGACCTATGAGACCATCGGCGGGGTGGAGCAGCCATGA
- the hslU gene encoding ATP-dependent protease ATPase subunit HslU, translating to MTDLTPREIVSELDRFIIGQKDAKRAVAVALRNRWRRKQLSDDLRDEVYPKNILMIGPTGVGKTEISRRLAKLARAPFLKVEATKFTEVGYVGRDVEQIVRDLVDSAIVMTREVMRDEVKAKAHQAAEERVIAAIAGTDAREATKEMFRRKLKSGELDDTEIELEVSDTSNPMSMFEVPGQPGAGQMGMMNLGDLFGKAFGGRTVRRKMTVAQSYEVLIGEEADKLLDDETVTRAALEAVEQNGIVFIDEIDKVCARSDARGADVSREGVQRDLLPLIEGTTVSTKHGPVKTDHILFIASGAFHIAKPSDLLPELQGRLPIRVELRALTEEDFVRILTETDNALTRQYTALMQTEEVTVTFTEDGIKALAAIAADVNRSVENIGARRLYTILERVFEELSFTAPDMGGKSVTVDKAFVEENLGELASATDVSRYML from the coding sequence ATGACCGACCTGACCCCCCGCGAAATCGTGAGCGAGCTGGATCGCTTCATCATCGGCCAGAAGGACGCCAAGCGCGCCGTGGCCGTGGCGCTGCGCAATCGTTGGCGGCGCAAGCAGCTGTCTGACGATCTGCGCGATGAAGTCTATCCGAAGAACATCCTGATGATCGGGCCCACCGGCGTGGGCAAAACCGAGATCAGCCGCCGCCTTGCGAAGCTCGCCAGAGCGCCCTTCCTAAAGGTGGAGGCCACGAAATTCACCGAGGTCGGTTATGTCGGCCGCGACGTGGAGCAGATCGTGCGCGATCTGGTGGACTCCGCCATCGTAATGACGCGCGAAGTGATGCGCGACGAGGTGAAGGCCAAGGCGCATCAGGCCGCCGAGGAGCGCGTGATTGCCGCCATCGCAGGCACGGACGCACGCGAGGCCACGAAGGAAATGTTCCGCCGCAAGCTGAAATCCGGCGAGCTGGACGACACCGAAATCGAGCTTGAGGTGAGCGACACCAGCAACCCGATGTCCATGTTCGAGGTGCCGGGCCAGCCCGGGGCAGGGCAGATGGGGATGATGAACCTTGGCGATCTCTTCGGCAAAGCCTTTGGCGGCCGCACCGTGCGCCGCAAGATGACGGTGGCACAGAGCTACGAGGTCCTGATCGGCGAAGAGGCCGACAAGCTGCTGGACGATGAAACCGTCACCCGCGCCGCGCTGGAAGCGGTGGAGCAGAACGGCATCGTTTTCATCGACGAGATCGACAAGGTCTGTGCGCGGTCGGATGCGCGCGGGGCGGATGTGAGCCGGGAAGGGGTGCAGCGCGATCTGCTGCCGCTGATCGAGGGCACCACCGTGTCCACAAAACATGGCCCCGTCAAAACCGATCATATCCTCTTCATCGCCTCGGGCGCGTTCCATATCGCCAAGCCCAGTGATCTGTTGCCCGAATTGCAGGGCCGCCTGCCGATCCGGGTAGAACTTCGCGCACTGACCGAAGAGGATTTCGTGCGCATCCTCACCGAGACAGACAACGCGCTCACCCGCCAATACACCGCCCTGATGCAGACCGAAGAGGTGACAGTCACCTTCACCGAGGATGGCATCAAAGCGCTGGCGGCCATCGCGGCGGATGTGAACCGCTCGGTCGAGAACATCGGCGCGCGCCGGCTTTACACGATCCTTGAGCGCGTCTTTGAAGAGCTCTCCTTCACCGCGCCCGACATGGGTGGCAAAAGCGTGACCGTGGACAAGGCCTTCGTGGAGGAAAACCTCGGCGAGCTTGCCAGCGCCACGGATGTGAGCCGCTACATGCTGTAG